The region GGTATCTGTggaggttcctttcccagaaccccATCGTTACCAAAATCCACTGATGATTGAATCTGTGGGTTTCAGGGCCTCAAATCCTCTGAACCCGACTGCAGCTACACTCCAGTTGCAGACAGAGGACCTTTTGAGgttcacaacttctggttttcagccaaaacagGAATTCGAGGTTCTCGCTTTTCGGAGTcctcagaaggtcctccagaggaaaagggagcacagctcccattACCTCCAGAGGGTGTAGAGGTGGGACCcacctgcaggtttggaacctgaagatgatcaaatccacaggttccaaatccaCAGGTAACCTATATAACGTCTGGAAGGCAAGAAGTCTTGCACAGAAGTTATACAGGCTTCTACTCACACACCAGAGTCGAGGCATACACAATTATAAAGTACCAGATCACTTTAAGCAGTTACTTTGAAATACGTTTTTTAGTTTTGGGAAGTTTCCTTGCTTTGCTCGGATTGGGAactatttttttaactttgagaGCTTGTAAAGTCACATCAGGAGAGGTTAACTTGTTGCTGTCCAGTCTTTTCCGCTTGTGACTTGGAGAGCACTCCTCTGGCTCGGATTCCATATGCAATGCCAATTCCAAGTCCGTTAGATCCGTATCTTCGCTCACCTGGGGTTGTTCATTTCCACACGGAATAATCCACGGCACATCCAAACTAGGGATTCGTGGAATAATCACTTTGGTTACTTCTGCAAAAGCATCCGTGTTCTTTTTAAATCCCAGTGCTAGAATGGATGTTAAGCCCAGAACAGGGCCTATGGTTTCACTGAGGCGTGGAACCTGCCCAGCTGGGACAGCTCGGCTTGCACTCAGTAGAATAATGTGTGACGTCATCATGATAGGTTTCGCAGATTTGCACACCAGCACCAGAAGTAGTTCATTTTTCTCCAAAGCTTTGGTTACTTCATTGATCCCAATCGCCAACTGGTTTCTGATGTTCTGGTTGGTCCACCCATGTTTTTTAGTCTTTGCTGTTTCATTCTCATCCTGAAGTTTGCTGGTGCATTTTTCTTGATCTTGTTTTTTTCTAGAGCGGGGCTTTTTCTTCCTCCGAGCCTCTACCTTTCTAAAGTCAATTTTTTTCATAACTTCTTTTAAGGCCTCCAATATGaagtgtgtgtttgcttgctcCAGGGGACTCCACTGGACAGCAAATGGGTTATTCAGAGATGTCTTTACAATCATTTTATTTGATTTACGAACTGATCCCTTCCCTTCCTGAGCAGCCATCTTGCTGCTCCGTTAGATTTTGACACTTCAGCTGCAAATGAAGAGAGACAACACAGGCTGTAAATAAAGAGAACTATAACATCCCATATAATCTGTTCTTCAATGCACTCTTGCTTCTTGATTCATTTTGCTAATGCACCAACTCAACACAACTAAGTTCTTGTTACAGAAACATCTACAAAGAAGTAAATTATTGGGAAACGGGGTTGTTTCCTTGTGAAGAATTACATGCCCCAGACTACAAAAATGTAGTTGAAGAAgtctgcaaatggggggggggcctcccgTTGGAATTGAAAGCAACACATTCCATCTGATGTTGAACTTCCTGAATGCTATCTTTTGATTTTACAAACTGCAGATTGTTGGGGACCCTACCACATGTCCCTTGTTTTACTTGCCACCTAagcccagtgattctcaaccagtgtgccacaaatggtccgcaagtgttccatgggagtttgaggaaaGGTcgcttattagtagggccattgggggatgtggggatggaaaaggttgaaaatcactgatctagcctAATGAAGAATCCCATAGGATTTGAAAGCTTGCTGTTCTGTTTGACATCTTGAAACATTTTGATTGAACCTTAGCATTACTCTACGTAAATAGCAAAGGTGTTGTGGGACTTGACTGTACCTGTTTAGTATACTGAAAATCTAGAAGCAAAAGTCAGTTCCAGTGTAAAGAAAATTTGGGTCCTAAATGTGAAAAGAGTATGGGCATCTTAATAGGGATAACCTCAAGTCACAGAAACTCAGCTTCCAAGTGGAATATATTTCTCAACCATATTTGAAAGACAACAATCATCAGCCTT is a window of Tiliqua scincoides isolate rTilSci1 chromosome 5, rTilSci1.hap2, whole genome shotgun sequence DNA encoding:
- the RPP38 gene encoding ribonuclease P protein subunit p38 codes for the protein MAAQEGKGSVRKSNKMIVKTSLNNPFAVQWSPLEQANTHFILEALKEVMKKIDFRKVEARRKKKPRSRKKQDQEKCTSKLQDENETAKTKKHGWTNQNIRNQLAIGINEVTKALEKNELLLVLVCKSAKPIMMTSHIILLSASRAVPAGQVPRLSETIGPVLGLTSILALGFKKNTDAFAEVTKVIIPRIPSLDVPWIIPCGNEQPQVSEDTDLTDLELALHMESEPEECSPSHKRKRLDSNKLTSPDVTLQALKVKKIVPNPSKARKLPKTKKRISK